Sequence from the Candidatus Zixiibacteriota bacterium genome:
GAGATCCTGTTCAGGCGGTAGGCCAGGAGGCCCCACACGGCGAAGTAGAAGACCATCCGGACAATGAAGAACGGCACGTTGAGGTAGGCGGCCTTAGCCTGCAGGAGGGGATCCTCGGCCACCGCCTCGGCGTGGGTCCAGTGGTAGAGGTCGTGCATCCCGAACAAAAGCGGCACCGCGAACACGGCCAGGAGCGGTAGCCCGCTCATGATGTTCTCCGCCGCCCGGCGCAGCACGACGCTCCACTTCGCGTTGACGAGGTGGTGGAGCATGGTGAAGAAGAGCCCCCCCAGCCCGATCGTCACCCAGTACGTGAAAGCCGTGAGGTACGACGGGAAGAAGCGGTGAGGATCGACGGCGCAGGCGACGGCGCTGAGCGCGAGGCCGGCGACGCCGATCGCCAGCGGCGCCGCCGCCCGGCGCGAACCGCCGCTCACCCGGTAGGTCTGCGGATCGATCGTCATAACTGTCCCGCTAGGGCCGGAGCCCCCGGCGGATTTCCTCCGGTACATCGGCGGCCGAGGCGTTCTGGCTCCGCTGGAGGGCACGCAGGTAGGCTACGATCGCCCACCGGTCCTCGACCGAAATTTGGTGCTGGTAGGCCGGCATATTGCGCAGGCCGTGCGTGATCACGTCGAAAATGTGGCCGTCGGCCACGCTCCGCAGCCGCGCGTCGTGGAAGGTCGGCGGCGGCACGTACCCCCGCTGCACCATGATCCCCTTCCCGTCGCCGACCCGCCCGTGGCAGGGGGAGCAGTAGATGTCGAAGCGCTCGCGGCCGCGCTGCAAGAACGGCAACGTGACCGCTACCGGCAGCTGCCGGACGGTGTCCCCGGCCGGGGTCACACCCGTGAAGTACACCGCGTCGCCCCGCAATTGCCCGCGGGCCACCGTCCCGGCCGGCGGCGTCCGCATAATCGCCTCATTTCCAAAAAACTCCGTCCGCTCCATCGGCTGGTACTTGGGCTGGCTGTCCATGTCCCGGACCATGTGGATGGGCGTGCGCTGGGAGGGGCGGCCGCGGTAGCAGCCCGCCAAGAGCAGGCTCGCGGCCAGCAGAACGAGCATCGCCGCCCGGCCATATGTCAAACGCGCACGCATCATCGGCCTACCGTTCATCCTCCCCACCGTCGCCGACCACCTCGACTGCCGTCGCCCCGAGCGCCTCCAGCAGCCCGGTCCGCTCGATCTCGGCGAACTTCGGATCATCCGCCTCCACGCTGATGAAGAACCCGCCGCCGGTCACCTTCTCGAACTGCGGCGAACTGAACAGGGGATGGTGCAGCCGGGGCAGGCGGTTGAGGGCCAGCATGCCGAAGAGCGCCGCGAGCGCCGAGGACAGGATCGTGATCGCAAAGAGCGGCGGCACGAACGCCTGGTAGCTGAAATGGGGCTTGCCCGAGATCACCATCGGATAGTCGTACACGTTGATCCAGTAGAGGAAAGCCAGGAACACCAGCAGCCCGGTCGTACCGCACAGGCCGACGATGAATCCGACCGGCGAACGCCCCAGCCCCATCGCCCGGTCCATGCCGTGAATCGGAAACGGCGAGTGCACGTCCCACCGGCGGAAACCCGCGTCCCGCAGCTTCTCCGCCGCGCGGAGCAGGTCGCCCGTGCTCCGGAACTCGGCCAGCACGCCGTACGCTTTCCTGGCGCGCTCAGCCATGGCTGCGCTCCCCGTGGTAGTGCGGATCGGCCTGCGGCAGCACCGCCTTCACCTCCGCCATCGCCACCATCGGCAAAAACCGCAGGAACAACAGGAAGAGCGTGAAGAACAGGCCGAACGACCCGATCAACAGCCCCACGTCGTGCCAGGTCGGGCTGTAGTAGTCCCAGCTCGACGGCAGGAAGTCGCGCGAGAGCGACATGACGATCACGAAACGCTCGAACCACATGCCTATATTAATGAGGATCGACGCGACGAACATCACCGGGATCGCCGTCCGCAGCCTCTTGAACCAAAAGAGCTGCGGCGTAATGACGTTGCAGGTCACCATGATCCAGTAGGCCCAGGCGTAGGGGCCGAAGGCCCGGTTCACGAACGTGAATTTCTCGTAAATGTTGCCGCTGTACCAGGCGATGAAAAACTCCATGCCGTAGGCGTACCCCACCATCGACCCGGTCACCAGCATGATGATGTTCATGCGCTCGAGCACTTTCAGCGAGATGATGTGCTCGAGGCCGTAGACGCGCCGCGCGATCAGCGACAGCGTCATCACCATCGCAAACCCCGAGAAGATGGCGCCCGCCACGAAGTAGGGCGGGAATATCGTCGTGTGCCACCCCGGCACCAGCGAGGTCGCAAAATCGGTCGACACGATCGAGTGCACCGACAGCACCAGCGGCGTCGACACCCCCGCCAGCACCAGATAGGCCAGCTCATAGTGGCGCCACTGCCGGTTCCCCCCCCGCCAGCCGAGCGAGAAAACGCCGTACAGAATCTTCCGTATCTTCCCCTTCGCCCGGTCCCGGAGCGTCGCCAGATCGGGCACCAGCCCGACATACCAGAACATCAGCGAGCACAGGAAGTACGTGCCGACCGCGAAGGCGTCCCACACCAGGCCGCTGCGGAAGTTCGGCCACATCCCCATCTGGTTCGGAATCGGCATCGTCCAGTAGATGAACCAGACGCGCCCGACATGGATGGTCGGAAACATGAGGGCGCAGATCACGGCGAAAATGGTCATCGCCTCCGCGAACCGGTTGATCGAAGTCCGCCACCGCTGGCGCAGCAGGAACAGGATCGCCGAAATGAGCGTCCCCGCATGGCCGATACCCACCCAGAAGACGAAGTTGACGATCGCGAATCCCCATCCCACCGGGATATTGAGACCCCAGATCCCCGTCCCTTTCCAGAACAGGTAGCCGACGTGGGCGAAGAACATACCGGCCAGCGCGGCCGAGACCAGGAACAACACCCACCAGGCCTTCGGGGTCGCGCGCTGCTCGGGGATCCGGCTCACGGCCTCGGTGATTTCCTCGTAAGTAGGATTGCCGACGATGAAACGGTCCTCGTCGATCACCAGGGCGTTCCCTTTGGCGTCCTTCGTGCTCACGCCGGCATCTCCGGATTAAGGTTGCGGATGCGCGCGAGGTAGGTCGTGCGCGGCTGAGTGTTGTACTCGCCGAGCAGCGCGTAATCGCGGTTGCTCTTCTTGACCCGGACGACGTTCGACTCCGGGTTGTTGATGTCGCCGAACACGATGGCCTCGGCCGGACACGCCTGCTGGCAGGCGCTGACCACCTCGCCGTCGCGCAGCGTCCGGTTCTCCAGCCTGGCCTGCCGCTTGCCCCGGCTGATCCGCTGGATGCAGTACGTGCATTTTTCCATGACCCCGCGCGAGCGCACCGTCACCTCGGGGTTCTGCTGCATCCGGATCGTCTCCGGGTAGTTGGCCGTGTAGTGGTAGAAGTTGAAGCGGCGCACCTTGTAGGGGCAGTTGTTGGAGCAGTAGCGGGTGCCGATGCACCGGTTGTACACCATCTGGTTGAGTCCCTCGGCGCTGTGTACGGTGGCCGCCACCGGGCAGACCTGCTCGCAGGGGGCGTTCTCGCAGTGCTGGCAGGGCATCGGTTGGTGCACCACCCGGGGATCCTCGAGGTCCCCCTCGAAATACCGGTCGACCCGGATCCAGTGCATCTCCCGCCCGCGGCGGACCTGGTCTTTCCCGACCACCGGGATGTTGTTCTCCGCCTGGCAGGCGACCGTGCAGGCGTTGCAGCCGGTGCAGGCGCTGAGATCGATCGCCATCCCCCACTGGTGGCCGTCCTTGTACGACGGTTCCTGCCAGGACGAGGGGTACTCGCGCACCAGTTCCCGTTCCTGCGCCTTGGGGCTCTCGGCCATGAACGCCGGGACCACCGCCGCCCGGGCGGCGAAATCGGGATCCCGGCGGTACTCGTCGAGGGTCGCCTCGAGCACAATCGGCCGCCCTTCCATGGATCCGTGATCCTGTGTTGTGGCCAGCTCGTACGACCGGCCGGTGGGGGTGAGCGAGACGCCGGGGGCGGCGTGCATCGCGGCCGCGGTCCGCAGACGGTAGGTGTCGAACCCGACGCCGCTGGCGACCCGGCCGGCCGCCTCGCGGCCGTACCCGAGCGCCAGCCCGACGCAGTAGTCGGCCTGTCCGGGCACGATCCAAACCGGGAGCGTCAGCTCCCGCCCGTTCACCGCCACCCTGACCAAATCTTCGTTCTTGACCCCCAGTTCCTCGGCCGTCTTCGGGCTCAGGGTCGCGACGTTATCCCAGGCAAGTTTGGTGATCGGATCGGGGAGTTCCTGGAGCCAGCCGTTGTTGGCCTGGCGGCCGTCGCCGGTGGTGTAACAGGGATGAAAGATCCCTTCGAGGCCGCGGGCGTCGGCCGAAGCGACCTCCCACTGGTGCGCCTTGATCGCGGCCGCGATTTCACCCGGCCGCACCGTGGCCGCGACCGCCGCCGCCGTCTGCCCGGGCAGGATGCCGTCGTGGAGAGTCTGCCGCCAGCCGTTTTCAAAATCGCCGGCGATCAGCCCGCGCCAGGTCTCGCGCACGAGGTCGTACCCGCGGGCGTCATCTCCCCCGGCCAGAAGTGCGAGCACTTCGCTGTCGCTCTTTCCTCCGTACAGCGGCTCGATGAGCGGCTGGACGAGACTCAGCGTGCCGTCGACCGCCCGCGCGTCCCCCCAGGCCTCCAGGTAGTGCGCGCGCGGCAGATGCCACAGGGCCGCCTGCGAAGTTTCGTCGCGGTGCGTGCTCAGATGCACGGTGGTCGGCACCTTGGCGAGGGCTGCGCGGAATTCGAGGTCGGCCGGGGCGTTGTAGGCCGGGTTGCCGCCGAGCATCACGAGCGCCTGGATCTCGCCGGAAGCCATCCCCTTCACGAGCTCCGCCAGCCCGGGGCTGTCGGAGCGGGCAACGTCCGGATTGTCCACATACGTAATGGTGCGGCCCGTGTTGCCGAGGGCCTCGTTGAGCGCTGCCGCCAGCGCGTGCACCGCCGAAGGCTGCCTGCGCCCGACCACCACCAGGCTCTCCCCGCGCGCCCGCAAAAGATCACCGGCCAACGGGGCCAGCCACTGCGCCGCCGCACCGGAGAGCTGCGGGATTTTCGCCCCGCCGAGCATCTCGAGGGGCAGTCCCTGCCGGGCCAGTTCGGCCGCCAGGGCGAGCGCAAACGAGCCGACCTCGCGCGCACGCAGGCGCAGCCGGTGGTCGGCGTTGGCGCCCGTGACCGACAGCAACCCCTCCACCGCATACAGACGGTTCATCCGGTCTTTCTCGGAGGTCGTCCGCCGCCCGGCGGCAAACCCGTGCGTCGCCGCCACCATCTCATCTTCGGTCAGCAGGAAATCGCTGTCGAGGGAGAGGATCACCTTCGCCCGGTCGTAGTGGAAGACGGGCTGGAGGTCGCGCCCGAAGGCGATCCGGAGCGCCTCCTGCCGCCGCTCGTCGGCCACCGGCGCCCAGGCGATCCAGCGGGCGTTGGGGAACCGCTGCTGAAACGCCCGTCGCAACCGCGCGATCGTCGGCGATGACGACGGCTCCGCGAGCACCGCCAGCCCGCGCCCGCCGCCGGCCTGGAAAGCGAGGAACTGCTCGCGCCAGAACGTCACGAAAGCGCCCCAGTCGGTGTTGACCCCCTCGCGCACAAAGGCGGCGGAGCGATCGGGATCGTAGAAGTCGAGAATGGACGCCTGGATCGCGGCGTTGGCCGCCCCGCGCGTCGATGGATGCAGCGGGTTGCCCTCGATCTTGGTCGGCCGCCCCTCGTGCGACTCCACGAGGATCCCGTAGGCCGAGGTCCCCCACGGCATCGTGGTCGCGTAGGTGACCGGGATGCCGGGGACAAGGTCCTCGGGGGGCTGGACGTAGGGAACGATCTTCTCCTCGGGCCGGCGGCAGCCGGAGAGGCCGGCGAGCGCCAGCGAGGCTCCCATGAGGGTGAGGAAACTCCGCCGGCTCCAGGCATTGGCCCACTCGGAGGCTCCCTGGGGAAACTCGCGGTGCAGCCACTCCTCGAACTCCGGCGTCCCCGTCAACTGGTCGAGACTGCGCCAGTACTGCCTGCCCGTCAGGGACCGGTCGTCCTTCAGCGATGACATGTCCAGCAATCCTCCGACGGCCGAATGTGGTGTTCCTGCATGAAGCGCTCCGCCCAGTCGGCGTGGTCGGGCGCGGGCGCCCAGGTCATATTCGTAATCTGATCGAGCGGGCGAAGGTGCGGCGCCGGGTTCCGGTGGCAGCTCAGACACCAGCTCATGCTGAGCGGCTGGACCTGCTCGACAACTTCCATCTGCGCCACGTTGCCGTGGCAGCTGAAACACCCGACGCCGCTCTGCACGTGCCGGGCGTGGTCGAAATAGGCGTAGTCGGGCATCTTGTGGATCCGCACCCACTCGATCGGGCGGCCGGTCGCGAAACTCTCCCGCACCGGCAGCAGCTTCTGGCTCTCCGGCAGAATCAGCTTGTGGCAGTTCATGCACGTCTGCGTCGGCGGAACCGTCGCGTATCGCGACTGCTCCACCGCCGTGTGGCAGTAGCGGCAGTCGATTCCGAGATCCCCGG
This genomic interval carries:
- a CDS encoding cytochrome c, producing MLVLLAASLLLAGCYRGRPSQRTPIHMVRDMDSQPKYQPMERTEFFGNEAIMRTPPAGTVARGQLRGDAVYFTGVTPAGDTVRQLPVAVTLPFLQRGRERFDIYCSPCHGRVGDGKGIMVQRGYVPPPTFHDARLRSVADGHIFDVITHGLRNMPAYQHQISVEDRWAIVAYLRALQRSQNASAADVPEEIRRGLRP
- a CDS encoding DUF3341 domain-containing protein — protein: MAERARKAYGVLAEFRSTGDLLRAAEKLRDAGFRRWDVHSPFPIHGMDRAMGLGRSPVGFIVGLCGTTGLLVFLAFLYWINVYDYPMVISGKPHFSYQAFVPPLFAITILSSALAALFGMLALNRLPRLHHPLFSSPQFEKVTGGGFFISVEADDPKFAEIERTGLLEALGATAVEVVGDGGEDER
- the nrfD gene encoding polysulfide reductase NrfD, yielding MFFAHVGYLFWKGTGIWGLNIPVGWGFAIVNFVFWVGIGHAGTLISAILFLLRQRWRTSINRFAEAMTIFAVICALMFPTIHVGRVWFIYWTMPIPNQMGMWPNFRSGLVWDAFAVGTYFLCSLMFWYVGLVPDLATLRDRAKGKIRKILYGVFSLGWRGGNRQWRHYELAYLVLAGVSTPLVLSVHSIVSTDFATSLVPGWHTTIFPPYFVAGAIFSGFAMVMTLSLIARRVYGLEHIISLKVLERMNIIMLVTGSMVGYAYGMEFFIAWYSGNIYEKFTFVNRAFGPYAWAYWIMVTCNVITPQLFWFKRLRTAIPVMFVASILINIGMWFERFVIVMSLSRDFLPSSWDYYSPTWHDVGLLIGSFGLFFTLFLLFLRFLPMVAMAEVKAVLPQADPHYHGERSHG
- a CDS encoding TAT-variant-translocated molybdopterin oxidoreductase; translation: MSSLKDDRSLTGRQYWRSLDQLTGTPEFEEWLHREFPQGASEWANAWSRRSFLTLMGASLALAGLSGCRRPEEKIVPYVQPPEDLVPGIPVTYATTMPWGTSAYGILVESHEGRPTKIEGNPLHPSTRGAANAAIQASILDFYDPDRSAAFVREGVNTDWGAFVTFWREQFLAFQAGGGRGLAVLAEPSSSPTIARLRRAFQQRFPNARWIAWAPVADERRQEALRIAFGRDLQPVFHYDRAKVILSLDSDFLLTEDEMVAATHGFAAGRRTTSEKDRMNRLYAVEGLLSVTGANADHRLRLRAREVGSFALALAAELARQGLPLEMLGGAKIPQLSGAAAQWLAPLAGDLLRARGESLVVVGRRQPSAVHALAAALNEALGNTGRTITYVDNPDVARSDSPGLAELVKGMASGEIQALVMLGGNPAYNAPADLEFRAALAKVPTTVHLSTHRDETSQAALWHLPRAHYLEAWGDARAVDGTLSLVQPLIEPLYGGKSDSEVLALLAGGDDARGYDLVRETWRGLIAGDFENGWRQTLHDGILPGQTAAAVAATVRPGEIAAAIKAHQWEVASADARGLEGIFHPCYTTGDGRQANNGWLQELPDPITKLAWDNVATLSPKTAEELGVKNEDLVRVAVNGRELTLPVWIVPGQADYCVGLALGYGREAAGRVASGVGFDTYRLRTAAAMHAAPGVSLTPTGRSYELATTQDHGSMEGRPIVLEATLDEYRRDPDFAARAAVVPAFMAESPKAQERELVREYPSSWQEPSYKDGHQWGMAIDLSACTGCNACTVACQAENNIPVVGKDQVRRGREMHWIRVDRYFEGDLEDPRVVHQPMPCQHCENAPCEQVCPVAATVHSAEGLNQMVYNRCIGTRYCSNNCPYKVRRFNFYHYTANYPETIRMQQNPEVTVRSRGVMEKCTYCIQRISRGKRQARLENRTLRDGEVVSACQQACPAEAIVFGDINNPESNVVRVKKSNRDYALLGEYNTQPRTTYLARIRNLNPEMPA
- a CDS encoding cytochrome c3 family protein, encoding MAQIFPVWTNRLPLLLAAAAIVIGAAAVLGVWYYGSPRYTDVGYRPVQPVAYSHKLHAGDLGIDCRYCHTAVEQSRYATVPPTQTCMNCHKLILPESQKLLPVRESFATGRPIEWVRIHKMPDYAYFDHARHVQSGVGCFSCHGNVAQMEVVEQVQPLSMSWCLSCHRNPAPHLRPLDQITNMTWAPAPDHADWAERFMQEHHIRPSEDCWTCHR